In uncultured Desulfuromonas sp., the genomic stretch CCGGCGACGGCGAGCTTGTGATTCATGGCTTGGGCGTTCACGGCCTTCAGGAACCCGAAGATGTGCTCGATTGCGGGAATTCCGGAACGACCATCCGACTGATGAGTGGCCTGCTGGCCGGGCAGTCGTTTTTCTCAATTTTGACAGGTGATCAGTATTTGCGTAAACGGCCCATGGGACGTATTGTCACGCCTCTGGCCGGCATGGGCGCCTCGATTCGTGGCCGCCAGCAGGGCCAATACGCTCCTTTGGCCATTGACGGCCAACAACTCAAAGCCACCAGTTATCAATCGCCTGTTGCCAGCGCCCAGGTCAAGTCGGCTGTTCTGCTGGCCGGACTCTATGCGGATGGGGTGACGACGGTGTACGAACCACATCTGTCACGCGATCATTCCGAACGGATGCTGCGTCACTTTGGTGTCGAGGTCACGTCTTTTGATGGCGGTGTGTCGCTTGCCGGTGGTCAGGAATTAACCGCTCGTGACCTGCTGGTGCCGGGCGATATCTCTTCGGCGGCTTTTTTTATGGTTGCCGGTCTGATCGTACCGGACTCCGAATTGCTGATTAAGAACGTCGGCATCAATCCCACCCGTTGTGGCGTGATTGACATTCTGAAAAAAATGAACGGTTCCATTGAGCTGGTCAACGAGCGGGAGATGGCTGGCGAGCCGGTGGCTGACTTGCTGGTAAAAAGCAGTGATCTTAAAGGCATTGAGATTGGCGGCGAAGACGTGCCGCGCGCCATTGATGAGTTTCCGGTGATCAGTGTTGCCGCTGCCTGCGCCGAAGGAATCACGGTGATCCGCGATGCCAAAGAGTTGCGCGTCAAGGAGACCGACCGTATTGCCGCCATGGCCGACGTTTTGAGCACGCTTGGGGTTACGGTAACCACGGCCGAAGACGGTATGACCGTCCACGGAGCAGAGCACTTGCAGGGTGGCCGCGTCAACTCGTGTGGTGATCATCGTATCGCGATGAGTTCGGCGGTTGCTGCATTGCGCTCTGGCGGTGATGTGGTCATTGACGATACGCAATGTACCGCCACCTCGTTTCCCAACTTCTGGCAGTTGCTGCGTAGCGTGACGGTCTGACGTTCTCGACGAAGACCGTGCTGTTGATCAGGGTGGGGCCGACAGGCCTCTCCCTTTTTCGTGTGAACTGGTTGAGGTGGGGCACGGTGCTTTGCCTTATTTCTATGGAATAAATACGAATGAATTCAAAGTTGATTATTGCCATTGATGGTCCTTCCGGTGCCGGGAAAAGTACCTTGAGCCGCTTGCTGTCACAACGGCTTGATTATATCAATATTGATACCGGAGCCATGTACCGGGCGGTTGCTCTGGCGGCCAGTCGTGAGGGGATTGACAGCGAAAATTGTCAGGGGCTGGAAGCGCTGTGTCACCGGATTGAGATCCATTTCCAGCGTGATAATGGCCATGAGCGCGTCTGGTTGAATGGTGAAGATGTTTCCGAGGCGATTCGCACACCGCAGATGAGCCTGTTGACCTCAAAGATTGCCGCCTGCGCGGAGGTGCGTCAGGCCATGGTCCGGTTGCAACGTCAGATGGGCCAAGCCGGCGGTGTCGTCCTGGAAGGACGTGATATCGGCAGTGTAGTGTTCCCTCAGGCAGAAGTGAAATTTTACCTGGAAGCCAGTGCCCAGGCTCGCGGTCAGCGGCGCTATGACGAGCTGGTTGCCAAAGGCCTTGAGGTCGACCTTCAGCAGACCATCCATGAGGTGGAAGCACGCGATGCTGCGGATTCAGCTCGCGAACACGCACCGTTGCTGCGTCCTGAAGATGCTGTGGCCATCGATTCAACCGCACTGACCATTGATCAGGTTTTGGAAAAAATGCTGGCCGTGGTCGGCCAACGTCTGGAACAACGCGCATAGGAGGTGAGATGGAGATCATACTGGCGAAAAGTGCCGGATTCTGCTTTGGCGTTAAAAGGGCGGTGAATATGGCTTTTCGGGCGGCGGAGAATTCGGAGCATATCTGTTCTCTCGGGCCATTGATTCATTCGCCGCAGCTGGTCCAGCGCCTGGAAGGTAAGGGGATCCGTGTTCAGGACAGCGTTGAGAAGATTGTTGATGAAACCGTCATTATTCGCTCACACGGGATTACGCGTAACGAGGAACTGGCTTTGGAGCGCAAGGGGCTGTCGGTGGTGGATGCCACCTGCCCTTTTGTTAAAAAAGCCCAGCAGTACGCAGCCCTGCTTGGCGAGGAAGGCTATAGCGTTGTGATTGTCGGCGAACAGGAACACCCTGAAGTTCAGGGGATCATCTCTTATGCCGCCGGAAGTGAAACCTGGGTTGTGGCCAACCCCGAAGAAGCGCGAACCATTCCGCCTCACAAAAAACTGGGACTGGTGGCCCAGACGACTCAATCCTTTGACAATTTCAGTGAGATTGTCCAGGAACTTCTTGAGAACAGTAAGGAGTTGCGGATTTTTAACACGATCTGCGACGCGACCGCAGTACGTCAGGAAGAAGCGCGACAAATTGCCGGTTGCGTCGATCTGATGGTGGTGATTGGTGGGCACAACAGCGCCAATACCACGCGGCTTGCCCGAATCAGTAGCGAGATTCAACCCAGGACTTTTCATATTGAAACCACGGAGGAAATCATTCCCTCCTGGTTGGATGATGTTGAAACGGTCGGTGTTACGGCAGGAGCGTCGACGCCGGAATGGATCATTCGTGACGTGGTTGACAGATTGGCGGCGGGAGCAAAATAATTATTTTTTTTTTTACAAGTGTATGCTAGGGTTCCTTTTCGCGGCTTATGCCGAGAAAAAACGTCCAGTGCGGACGTAATCTTTTACGGGGGTACATTGGTTAATGTCTGAAAACAACGAAACAGTTAACACAGAAGAACTCGACATGATGGATGACGAGTTCGAAGAAGAGTTTGACGAAGAGTTTGGTGAGGAAAGCTTCAAGGATCTGTTTGAAAACAGTCTGCAGGGCAATCTTGCCGTCGGCGATGTGGTTGAAGGAACCATTGTTCAGGTCAACCCTGATTCTGTCGTGGTTGATGTCGGCTACAAATCTGAAGGGGTGATTCCTCTGGCAGAATTTGCCGTTGACGGCCAACCGGCAACACTTGAAGTGGGTGACAAGGTTGACGTTCTGTTTGAACGCGCTGAAAACGAAAGTGGCCTGATCGGCCTTTCCAAAGAGAAAGCAGATCGTCAAAAAGTCTGGAATGCTCTGGAGGAAGGTGCTGTTGTTGAGGGACGCATCGTCTCCCGCATCAAAGGTGGACTCTCCGTTGATATCGGTGTTAACGCCTTTTTGCCGGGCTCTCAGGTTGATCTACGTCCGGTACGCAACCTTGATAAGCTGATCGGCGAAACTTTTGAGTTTAAGATTATCAAACTCAACAAGCGCCGTGGCAACATCGTTCTTTCCCGCCGGGTTCTGCTCGAAACTGAGCGTGAAAGTCAGCGCTCCGATACGCTCAAAACTCTCGAAGAGGGTCAGATCGTTGAAGGTGTGGTTAAGAATCTCACCGATTACGGTGCATTTATCGACCTCGGTGGTATCGATGGCCTGCTCCACATTACCGACATGTCCTGGGGCCGGGTATCACACCCCTCCGACATTCTGGCGGTGGGCGACAGTATCAACGTCAAGGTGCTCAAATTTGATCGTGAAAAAGAGCGCGTCTCCTTGGGTCTTAAGCAGATCACTCCAGATCCCTGGCTGAGCGTTGCTGAAAAATATCCGACCGAAGCTCGCGTGACCGGTAAGGTCGTCAGCCTGACTGACTACGGCGCATTTATTGAACTTGAAGAGGGTGTAGAAGGCCTGATTCACGTTTCCGAAATGAGCTGGACCAAGCGGATCAAGCATCCCAATAAGCTGCTGTCCATCGGTGACGAAGTTGAAACCGTCGTTCTGGCCATGGATACGGAAAACCGCCGCATCTCGCTGGGTCTCAAGCAGGTTGAGCCTAATCCTTGGGAAGTGATTGGCGAGAAGTTCCCTGCGGGAACCATCATCGAAGGTCAAGTCAAGAATATCACTGACT encodes the following:
- the aroA gene encoding 3-phosphoshikimate 1-carboxyvinyltransferase, whose protein sequence is MVQSQTVSASRGLRGEITVPGDKSISHRSVMFGSLAKGVTRVRGFLQGEDNLSTVKAFRAMGVTIDQPGDGELVIHGLGVHGLQEPEDVLDCGNSGTTIRLMSGLLAGQSFFSILTGDQYLRKRPMGRIVTPLAGMGASIRGRQQGQYAPLAIDGQQLKATSYQSPVASAQVKSAVLLAGLYADGVTTVYEPHLSRDHSERMLRHFGVEVTSFDGGVSLAGGQELTARDLLVPGDISSAAFFMVAGLIVPDSELLIKNVGINPTRCGVIDILKKMNGSIELVNEREMAGEPVADLLVKSSDLKGIEIGGEDVPRAIDEFPVISVAAACAEGITVIRDAKELRVKETDRIAAMADVLSTLGVTVTTAEDGMTVHGAEHLQGGRVNSCGDHRIAMSSAVAALRSGGDVVIDDTQCTATSFPNFWQLLRSVTV
- the cmk gene encoding (d)CMP kinase, coding for MNSKLIIAIDGPSGAGKSTLSRLLSQRLDYINIDTGAMYRAVALAASREGIDSENCQGLEALCHRIEIHFQRDNGHERVWLNGEDVSEAIRTPQMSLLTSKIAACAEVRQAMVRLQRQMGQAGGVVLEGRDIGSVVFPQAEVKFYLEASAQARGQRRYDELVAKGLEVDLQQTIHEVEARDAADSAREHAPLLRPEDAVAIDSTALTIDQVLEKMLAVVGQRLEQRA
- the ispH gene encoding 4-hydroxy-3-methylbut-2-enyl diphosphate reductase, producing MEIILAKSAGFCFGVKRAVNMAFRAAENSEHICSLGPLIHSPQLVQRLEGKGIRVQDSVEKIVDETVIIRSHGITRNEELALERKGLSVVDATCPFVKKAQQYAALLGEEGYSVVIVGEQEHPEVQGIISYAAGSETWVVANPEEARTIPPHKKLGLVAQTTQSFDNFSEIVQELLENSKELRIFNTICDATAVRQEEARQIAGCVDLMVVIGGHNSANTTRLARISSEIQPRTFHIETTEEIIPSWLDDVETVGVTAGASTPEWIIRDVVDRLAAGAK
- a CDS encoding 30S ribosomal protein S1, whose amino-acid sequence is MSENNETVNTEELDMMDDEFEEEFDEEFGEESFKDLFENSLQGNLAVGDVVEGTIVQVNPDSVVVDVGYKSEGVIPLAEFAVDGQPATLEVGDKVDVLFERAENESGLIGLSKEKADRQKVWNALEEGAVVEGRIVSRIKGGLSVDIGVNAFLPGSQVDLRPVRNLDKLIGETFEFKIIKLNKRRGNIVLSRRVLLETERESQRSDTLKTLEEGQIVEGVVKNLTDYGAFIDLGGIDGLLHITDMSWGRVSHPSDILAVGDSINVKVLKFDREKERVSLGLKQITPDPWLSVAEKYPTEARVTGKVVSLTDYGAFIELEEGVEGLIHVSEMSWTKRIKHPNKLLSIGDEVETVVLAMDTENRRISLGLKQVEPNPWEVIGEKFPAGTIIEGQVKNITDFGIFVGVDEGIDGLVHISDLSWTKRIKHPSELYKKGDLVKAVVLNIDRDNERFSLGVKQLTQDPWQIIPEQYAPGTIIRGKVTSVTEFGIFLEVEEGVEGLIHVSEISKEKVDSPKDFAKVGDELEAVVLHVDTNEHKIALSIKHLSDRKEKAEVDAFMGAQKKATSSLGDLLQGAFNNVNDEN